Part of the Streptomyces sp. WMMC500 genome is shown below.
TCGCTGCCGTCGGTGCGGCGGGCGGCCATGCGCAGCGGCTTCGTCCGCTCCTCGTCGCGCGCGCCCGCGTCGGGGGCGACGGACCCGGTGGCGTCGCCGCGGGGGCGGCGCATGGAACCGGGGATGAGCTGCGGGTCGAAGTCCGGCAGCAGATCGAGCAGCCCGCGGCCGACGACCGCGGCGCCGGGCCGCTCGAAGGTCTCCAGCGCGACGCGGTTGGCGGCGACGACGGTGCCGTTGGTGTCGACGAGGAGCAGCGCGTCGGGGAGCGCGTCGAGTATGGCGGCGAGGCGAGCAGCGCCTCGGGATGGCCTGCTGCTCACGACGAACTTCCTCCTCGACTACCGTTCTTGCTGTGCTCCGCGGCCGGCCCTCGCGCCGTCGCGCCCCCCGAACGCACCCCGTATGCGCCCGGTGCGCGCGCCGGTGGGCCGTGCCACGAGAGGATTCTACGGTCCTCCGTTGCCCGGGGGACGGCGGATGAGAATCGTCACGCCGCCACCACAACTCGGCCGGGTGGCGGCAGGGTAGCGGCCAGGTGGCGGCCAGGTGGGCCGGGTATTCTGCGGTCCGCGACGATTCCGCGCCGATTCCGCGACGGTACGGGCCCCCCGGAACGGGCCCCGCACCGGCCGCGACCAGGGCGCCGGGCCGCTGCCCGGCACCGCGCCGGCGGGGTTCGTCGACGACACGCGGCTGACGGTGGGGGCGGGGCGGCATGACGACACAACACGACGATTCCGGCAGACCGGACAGCCGTCGGCGCGGGACCCCGCCCCGTACCGGGAAGCGCTCCGGGGACGCTTCCGCCCGCATCCCCGGCCCCACCCACCAGGTCCGCGTCCCGCGCCGCCGGGTCGTCTCCACGGGCGACGACCACCGCGTCACGCCCGCCGAGTTGTTCTTCGACCTCGTCTTCGTCTACGCCTTCATGCAGGTCACCGCGCTGCTCGCGGAGGACCCCACGCCCATGCGGCTGCTCGGCGGCGGCGTCGTGCTCGCGCTGCTGTGGTGGTGCTGGTGCTGCTTCGCCTGGCTGGGCAACGTCGTACGCGCCGACACCGGCCCCCTCCTCGGCGTGCTGCTGACGGCGATGGCGGCGGTGCTCGTCGTGTCGCTGATCCTGCCGGAGGTCTTCGCCGGCGGTGACGGCGACATCAACGCCCCGTTGATCTTCGTCCTCTGTTACGGCACGCTGCGCGTCCTGCACCTCGTCGCGTTCTGGGTGGTGGCGCACCCCGGCGACGACCGGCTGCGCACCACGATCCGCGCCACCGCCCTGACCTCCGTCGCGCCGCCGTTCGTGCTGCTGGTCGTCGGCAGTTTCTTCACCGGCTGGGCACAGATCCTGATCTGGCTCGGGGCCGTCGTCATCGACTACGCCGCCATCTACGCCGGCGGCGGCTCCGGTTCCGGCTGGCGCGTCACCTCGCCGGCGCACTTCGCGGAGCGGCACGGCTGATCGTGATCATCGCGCTGGGCGAGTCGATCGTGGCCATCGGCATGGCGGTACGGGGCTACACGACCACGTACGGCGTGCTGGCCGGGTCCGCGGTCGGGCTGCTGGTCTCGGCGGCGCTGTGGCGGCTGTACTTCCGCCGCCTCGGCGAGCCGGCGGAGGAACGGCTGGCGGAGGCGGAGGGCGACGCGCGTACGCCACTGGCGCGCGACGTGTACACCTTCCTCCACCTCCCGCTCGTCGGCGGCATCGTGCTCTCGGCGCTGGGCGTGAAGCAACTGCTGCACCAGATCGCCGACACCGAGCACTACGACCTCTCCGAACCGCTGCACGGCGTCGCCGCATGGGCGCTGGCCGGCGGCGTGGGGCTGTTCCTGCTGGGCGCGGCGGCGATCAGGCTGCGTACGGAGGGCCGGGTGTCGGCGGTGCTGGCGGCGGGCGGGGCGGTGTGCCTGGCGGCGGGACCGGCGGTGGAGCAGGTACCGGGGCTGGCGGCGCTGGGGGCGCTCGCGGTGGTGACGGCGGCGGCGGTGGGGCTGCACGGCAGGGAAGCGGGGTCGGCGGCGGCGTAGCGGGGGCTCCCGCACCCCCTCTGCCCAGGGCGAATCTGCCCCCGGCAAAGAACCCTCCCGCCGCGGCGCCTCCCCGCCGACCGTGGAAGCAACGCATCCACGAGGGAGGCACCATGACACCACCGCTCCGCACCACCGCCCGGGCGTCCACCGCCTGGGCCCCGGACCTGGCGCCGCGCGCCGAGGAAGAAGAGGCACCGCCCCCGTCGCGGTTCGACGACCACCTGGCCGCCCAACTCCTCGGGCAGCGCATCGTCCTCCTCGGCACCGAGGTCACCGACGCCTCCGCGAACCGCGTCTGCGCGCAGCTCCTCCTCCTCTCCGCCGAGGACCCGCGCACCGACATCGCGCTCTACGTCAACAGCCCCGGCGGCGCCGTCCACGCCGGCCTCGCCATCTACGACACGATGCGGCTGATCCCCAACGACGTGGCCACGCTCGCGATGGGTTTCGCGGCGAGCATGGGGCAGTTCCTGCTCACGGTCGGCGCGAAGGGCAAGCGCTTCGCGCTCCCGCACGCGCGGATCATGATGCACCAGCCCTCCGCGGGCATCGGCGGCAGCGCTGCCGACATCGAGATCCAGGCGGACAACCTGGAGTACAGCAAGACGCTCATGGAGCGCCTCCTCGCCGAGCACACCGGCCAGGACCAGGCGACGATCGCGCGCGACGGCGACCGCGACCGGTGGTTCACGGCGGAGCAGGCGAAGGAGTACGGGATGGTCGACCAGGTCGTGGAGTCGCTCGCCGACATCCGCCCGGCGGGGTCCAAGCGACGGATGGGGCTGTGACCATGAGCCAGTACACGATCCCGAACGTCGTCGAGCGCACCGCGCACGGCGAGCGCGCGTACGACATCTACAGCCGGCTGCTCTCGGAGCGGATCATCTTCCTCGGCACCGAGATCGACGACGGCGTCGCGAACGTCGTCATCGCCCAGCTCCTCCACCTGGAGTCGGCGAGCCCCGGCACCGAGATCTCGATCTACATCAACTCCCCCGGCGGCTCGTACACCTCGCTGATGGCGATCTACGACACCATGACGTTCGTCGGCGCCCCCATCTCCACGTTCTGCGTGGGACAGGCGGCGTCGACCGCGGCGGTGCTGCTCGCGGGCGGGGACAAGGGCCGCCGCTTCGTGCTGGAGCACGCGCGGGTGCTGCTGGGGCAGCCGGCGAGCGGGGTGCGGCGCGGGACGGTGTCGGACCTCAGCCTGGAGGCGAAGGAGATCCTGCGGATCCGGACGCAGATGGAGGAGGTCCTGGCGCGGCACACGGGGCACGAGGTGGCGACCCTGCGCGCGGACACCGACAGGGACAAGGTGTTCACGGCGCAGGAGGCCGTGGCGTACGGACTGGCGGACCAGGTGATCAGCAAGCGCCACCTGTGACGGAGCCGGGGACCCGGGCGGGCACAGCGGGGCGCCGCCCCGCTGTGCCGGACCCGCCCGCTGTGCCCACGCCGGCCCCTGTGCCGGACGCCGGCCGGATCAGGCGGCGAGCCGCACGTCGCCCGGGCGCGAGCGGGCGGTGGGCAGTTCGGTGACGGAGGAGAGGCCGGCGGCCCTCCCCCGGGCCCGCTCCCGCTCCCGGTCCCGTATGCCGGAGAGGCGGACGATCTCGCCGTGCGCGAGCACGAGGAGGTCGGCCAGCCGAAGCCCGAGCGCCTGCGCGGCGGCGGCGAGGACTTCGG
Proteins encoded:
- a CDS encoding ATP-dependent Clp protease proteolytic subunit — encoded protein: MTPPLRTTARASTAWAPDLAPRAEEEEAPPPSRFDDHLAAQLLGQRIVLLGTEVTDASANRVCAQLLLLSAEDPRTDIALYVNSPGGAVHAGLAIYDTMRLIPNDVATLAMGFAASMGQFLLTVGAKGKRFALPHARIMMHQPSAGIGGSAADIEIQADNLEYSKTLMERLLAEHTGQDQATIARDGDRDRWFTAEQAKEYGMVDQVVESLADIRPAGSKRRMGL
- a CDS encoding ATP-dependent Clp protease proteolytic subunit produces the protein MSQYTIPNVVERTAHGERAYDIYSRLLSERIIFLGTEIDDGVANVVIAQLLHLESASPGTEISIYINSPGGSYTSLMAIYDTMTFVGAPISTFCVGQAASTAAVLLAGGDKGRRFVLEHARVLLGQPASGVRRGTVSDLSLEAKEILRIRTQMEEVLARHTGHEVATLRADTDRDKVFTAQEAVAYGLADQVISKRHL